In a single window of the Osmerus eperlanus chromosome 2, fOsmEpe2.1, whole genome shotgun sequence genome:
- the LOC134012637 gene encoding large ribosomal subunit protein uL3-like: MSHRKFHAPRHGHMGFLPHKRSKKHRGKPRTWPKDDPNLPVHLTAFLGYKAGMTHILREMHRTGLKQSKREVVEAVTIIETPPIIVVGIVGYIQTIRGPRSFKTIFAEHMSDECKRRYYKNWFKSKKKAFTKYSKKWQDETGKKQLEKDFAAMKKYCSAIRVLVHSQVRLLPIKQKKAHVMEVQLNGGTVSDKVDWARERLEQAVPVASVFYQDEMIDVIGVTKGHGMKGVTSRWHTKKLQRKTHKGLRKVACIGAWHPARVAYTIARAGQKGYNHRTELNKKIYRIGKGFHVQDGKVIHNNASTIFDTSQKSITPLGGFPHYGEVKNDFLMMKGCVVGPQKRVLTLRKSMLVHTSRKSKETIELKFIDTTSKFGHGCFQTAQEKRAFLGPLKKDLKKIPEPVSEES; encoded by the exons TCTCATCGTAAATTCCACGCTCCGCGTCATGGGCACATGGGCTTCCTGCCCCACAAGCGCAGCAAGAAGCACAGAGGAAAGCCCCGCACCTGGCCCAAGGATGACCCCAACCTGCCCGTCCACCTCACCGCCTTCCTTGGGTACAAGGCTGGCATGACCCACATCCTCAGGGAGATGCATCGCACTGGGCTAA AACAGTccaagagagaggtggtggaggcgGTCACCATCATTGAGACGCCGCCCATCATTGTGGTGGGCATTGTGGGTTACATCCAAACCATCCGTGGCCCGCGCTCCTTCAAAACCATCTTCGCTGAGCACATGAGTGACGAGTGCAAGCGCAGATACTACaaaaactg GTTCAAGAGCAAGAAAAAGGCTTTCACCAAGTACAGCAAGAAGTGGCAAGACGAGACAGGGAAGAAGCAGCTGGAGAAGGACTTTGCTGCGATGAAGAAATACTGCTCAGCCATCAGGGTCCTTGTGCACTCTCAG GTGCGCCTGCTGCCCATCAAGCAGAAGAAGGCTCACGTCATGGAGGTGCAGCTGAACGGAGGCACCGTCTCAGACAAGGTGGACTGGGCGAGGGAGCGCCTGGAGCAGGCCGTCCCTGTCGCCTCCGTGTTCTACCAGGACGAGATGATCGACGTCATCGGGGTCACCAAAGGTCACGGCATGAAAG GAGTGACCAGCCGCTGGCACACAAAGAAGCTGCAAAGGAAGACCCATAAAGGCCTGCGCAAGGTGGCGTGTATTGGAGCCTGGCACCCTGCCCGTGTAGCCTACACCATTGCTCGTGCCGGCCAGAAGGGCTACAACCATCGCACTGAGCTCAACAAGAAG ATCTATCGCATTGGTAAAGGGTTCCACGTCCAGGATGGAAAAGTGATCCACAACAACGCCTCCACCATCTTTGACACCAGCCAGAAGAGTATCACCCCCTTG GGAGGCTTCCCTCATTATGGAGAAGTGAAAAACGACTTCTTGATGATGAAGGGCTGTGTGGTGGGACCCCAGAAACGTGTCCTTACGCTGAGAAAG tCAATGCTGGTACACACATCTCGCAAGTCTAAGGAGACCATTGAACTCAAGTTCATCGACACAACCTCCAAGTTTGGTCACGGTTGCTTCCAGACCGCCCAGGAAAAGAGGGCCTTCctg GGTCCCTTGAAGAAGGACCTGAAGAAGATACCAGAGCCAGTGTCGGAGGAGTCCTAG
- the LOC134012611 gene encoding testis-expressed protein 2-like produces MEESELIFSLNRQDEGPMVAFSKDKAGSRPDPSLGFELGLDLGQRRHSKTFHVPLSPSSPGSLADLSACSARPFSSTSLVKSSSTELDSKETGSIRPKPLLSLVKSLSTEISRHGEPEVNLSKSDSKLHMHPWKQLTQPKLPEATSGAGAASKEDAWTDLSPTEPRGSSLIAEFEDTRRKFSEAMQDPLSMLNKIMGEESSGSPKQRRCAGAGDSPSPLACAGGGSGTPLNSEDGSLHTQGPRCRKKTEKEVRSVCETPLRTPKTAALSPENPHRGHTRTPSRDSHFEICTYGDVIEVVEVQGGSEEADVHGSSHPVRVPGASVPRGWLFLVGLLAYGFFVLPLPSYITGLSLGLACGFMLGLLVVLVLTPRQSAWSPRSQAEAGAREHHNLPSIPLSGAKRDTEVLEGWMNEIHAYDPETYHPSLTHSVYATLDGSRLHLAYPRTNIPRQATFEEHSHEAVFVRSRTYQLADCKVSLLPPVLARKRVWNKKYPICIILADGEVEEVSLIEGQEEEERTDKQTLPDTLSDLPVTLYLFGRTGREKEEWFQHFLSASRPEFKSCQSIEGSKSAMSSKGSISGSTEDLVPPTGLRDLAGGIKERVLLDYSSYMTSLIGSESSSPTRSPCHSDHGSPTVLKRIPSEEASAGGSSAEGQTAWVNSLVGRIFWDFLREKYWADQVAHKIQKKLSKIRLPYFMNELTLADLDMGICMPQVLSTSKPSLDHRGLWLELEVVYAGCLQMTLETKMNLCKLGKESGAEAHRIPEARQVGSKPRLCVLADSDEESSSAGSSDEEDLPPSEPQGTPGEKGTPPLADGHGGSTSRKILRFMDKIAKSKYFQKATENEYIKKKIAEVSNMPLMLTVEVLELSGTLAVNIPPPPTDRIWYSFRVPPRLDLRVRPMLGEREVTFTHVTEWIERKLTCEFQKVFVMPNMDDLYLPLMTSGLDNPPPFQHSPALSSHHSSDESQEFVSE; encoded by the exons atggaggagagcgaACTCATTTTTAGCCTTAACCGACAGGACGAGGGCCCAATGGTGGCCTTCTCCAAAGACAAAGCTGGGTCTAGGCCAGATCCAAGCCTGGGATTTGAGTTGGGTCTGGACCTGGGCCAGCGGCGCCACTCCAAGACCTTCCATgttcccctttccccctcttccccaggCTCTCTGGCAGACCTGTCAGCATGCTCAGCCAGGCCCTTCTCTAGCACTAGCTTGGTGAAATCCTCGTCAACTGAACTGGATTCCAAAGAGACCGGCTCCATCAGACCCAAACCTCTCCTCAGCTTGGTCAAATCCCTCTCGACCGAGATCTCCCGCCATGGCGAGCCAGAGGTCAACCTCTCCAAGTCAGACTCCAAGCTCCATATGCACCCCTGGAAACAGCTAACTCAGCCCAAGCTTCCGGAGGCCACTTCTGGAGCAGGGGCAGCGAGTAAGGAGGATGCCTGGACTGACCTCTCACCGACAGAGCCCCGGGGGAGCTCCCTGATTGCTGAGTTTGAGGACACACGTAGGAAATTCTCAGAGGCCATGCAGGACCCCCTCAGCATGCTGAATAAAatcatgggggaggagagctcagGGAGTCCCAAACAGAGAAGGTGTGCTGGGGCAGGGGACTCACCTAGCCCCCTGGCCTGTGCAGGAGGTGGGAGTGGGACTCCCTTGAACAGTGAGGACGGTAGTCTACACACTCAAGGTCCCAGGTGCCGgaagaagacagagaaggaggtgaggagcgtGTGTGAAACACCCCTGAGGACACCCAAAACAGCGGCTCTTTCCCCAGAAAACCCCCACcgaggacacacacgcacaccgagCAGGGACAGCCACTTTGAGATCTGCACCTATGGGGATGTGATTGAGGTGGTGGAGGTTCAGGGGGGATCCGAGGAGGCCGACGTCCATGGGAGTTCCCATCCGGTCAGGGTTCCTGGGGCTTCTGTGCCCCGTGGATGGCTCTTCCTGGTGGGTCTGCTGGCTTACGGCTTCTTTGTGCTCCCCTTGCCGTCCTACATCACAGGACTGTCTCTTGGGCTGGCCTGTGGCTTTATGCTGGGGCTCCTGGTAGTGCTGGTGCTGACCCCTCGACAGTCAGCGTGGTCCCCCAGGAGCCAGGCAGAGGCAGGAGCTCGTGAACATCACAACCTGCCCTCCATCCCCCTATCTGGGGCAAAGAGGGACACTGAGGTCCTGGAG ggctgGATGAACGAGATACATGCCTATGACCCAGAGACCTACCACCCATCACTCACCCACTCGGTGTATGCCACCCTGGACGGCAGCCGGCTGCACCTAGCGTACCCACGCACCAACATACCCCGGCAGGCAACCTTTGAAGAGCACTCCCACGAGGCCGTGTTTGTACGCTCACGCACCTACCAGCTGGCGGACTGCAAG GTCTCTCTACTGCCCCCTGTCCTTGCGCGAAAAAGAGTTTGGAACAAGAAATATCCCATCTGCATCATACTggcagatggagaggtggaggaagtgaGCCTGatagagggacaggaggaggaggagaggacggacAAACAGACGTTACCAGACACACTCTCTGACTTGCCCGTCACCCTTTACCTGTTTGGCCgtacaggaagagagaaagaggagtggTTCCAGCACTTCCTATCTGCCTCCAGGCCTGAATTCAAAAGTTGCCAGAGTATAGAGGGCTCCAAATCTG CTATGAGCAGTAAAGGCTCTATCTCTGGGAGTACTGAGGACCTGGTCCCTCCAACGGGCCTACGGGATCTGGCAGGGGGCATTAAAGAGAGGGTCCTGTTGGACTACAGCTCCTACATGACAAGTCTCATTGGCTCAGAGAGCAGCAGTCCAACCCGCAGCCCCTGCCACAGCGACCACGGTAGCCCCACAGTCCTCAAGAGA ATCCCCAGTGAAGAGGCTTCTGCTGGGGGCAGCTCTGCAGAGGGCCAGACTGCCTGGGTCAACTCCCTGGTGGGCCGCATCTTTTGGGACTTCCTCAGGGAAAAGTACTGGGCTGACCAGGTGGCCCACAAGATCCAGAAAAAACTCAGCAAGATCAGG TTGCCGTACTTCATGAATGAGTTGACCTTGGCTGACTTGGACATGGGCATCTGCATGCCCCAGGTACTCAGCACTTCCAAGCCATCGCTGGACCAccgag gCCTGTGGCTGGAGTTGGAGGTGGTGTATGCAGGCTGCCTGCAGATGACCCTGGAGACTAAGATGAACCTGTGTAAGTTGGGCAAGGAGAGCGGGGCAGAGGCCCACAGAATCCCAGAGGCCCGCCAAGTAGG ttccaaacccaggctgtgtgtgttggctgatAGCGATGAGGAGTCCTCCAGTGCTGGGTCATCTGACGAGGAGGATCTACCTCCATCGGAGCCTCAAGGAACCCCGGGAGAAAAAGGCACACCACCATTGGCTGATGG ACATGGGGGTAGCACCAGTAGAAAGATCCTGAGGTTCATGGACAAGATTGCCAAGTCCAAGTATTTCCAGAAGGCCACGGAGAATGAGTACATAAAAAAGAAGATTGCAGAAGTTTCAAACATGCCACTGATGCTGACTGTAGAAGTTCTGGAGCTCTCTGGAACCTTGGCTGTCAACATACCACCGCCCCCTACAGACAGAATATG GTACAGTTTTCGCGTGCCCCCCAGGTTGGACCTGCGTGTACGCCccatgctgggagagagggaggtcacctTCACACACGTCACAGAATGGATTGAGAGAAAGCTCACATGTGAATTCCAG AAAGTGTTTGTGATGCCCAACATGGACGACCTCTACCTCCCCCTAATGACCTCTGGCTTGGACAACCCCCCGCCATTCCAAcactcccctgccctctcttcgCACCATTCTTCAGACGAGTCCCAGGAGTTTGTTTCAGAGTAG